GGGCAATAAGGGCGTCGGGTACGTCCAGGAGAGTTGTTTCGGCATCACAGTTAATCACGGCAGGAGCAAGTTCATTCAGGTTTCCGTAAAACAGTTTAATCCGTGCTCCAGCCTCTTCCAGTCCGTAAAGATCTGGATCCAGGCATGTGTTGGCCACTCCCAGGATGGTACGACCATTGAGCAGCGCTTTTACCGCGGCGATGTCTTTATGGATGTTATCACCAGGCTTGATTGGTTTTATTGGTGAATCCGCTCGTGTGATTATCCAGACCTGTGTGGGAAAGGTAGGTATCGAATAGAACACAACTTTCTGACGCCAGGGAAGAATCGTAAAGCCGTTTGCAACAATATCTCCCTTAACGGGCACATTACCTGTTATTTCGATATCTTTTCCCCTGGGCTTGACTTTTTCCCCGGTCAGATCTCCGATTACTGCTCCCCATGAGGTCTCGACATACTCATATTTAACACCCAGATGTTGAGCAAAGAGTTGTACCAGCTCTACATCCATCCCGTCTCCACTGCCCGTTACAAAGTTGGCATAAGGTACCCCCAGGTGCCGCAAGACCCCCCTCTCTTTAATATCAGAAACATCTACACCAGATGCTTTTGTCACAGGAATAATTATCAATACAACGACCATACATATCAAAATTGTCATCCGATACAGAAACTCTTTTTTCCTTTTCATCGTTTGCTCCTATTCTGAAAATTTTAATACAGGAAGCTCAGGCCTTGCAATGCAACATTCGGAACAGCTTATCTTTTCCGATTAAGTTAAGGCTTTTAGACGGAGGAGTTTTAAAACAAAGAAAAAGAATTTCGGCAACCTGGCAATCACCTTTCCAGTGACCCATAGCTTTGCGTCCTACCCTCACGGATAATTTGCCTTTATCGATTCTCAAAGAACTTTAATTGAAAAATACTTATATTTAGCGAATAAACGCTTTTTAATACGATGTCAAATGTTTTTTGAAATGACTTTACCTGTTTGCCGACAGAGCCATGTGTCAGCTCACTTCACACCTTTCAGCTTTAGCACAAAGACAGTTCCTTTCGGTGTGTTGTCCTCAACATGAACGCTTCCGCCATAATTATGCATGGTTTCCTTTGCTATATACAAGCCAAGGCCTGTGCGGGCAGTTTCACCATGCACAAAATTCTCTTCAAAAATCTTTTTCTTTATCTCATCAGGAATCCCGATCCCATTATCAGCAATCCTGATTTCACACATATCCCTTGCTTTTTCTATCTTTATCTCTACCCTGTCAGCCTTCCCATGAATTAAAGCGTTGGCTATTATGTTGTCTATCACCGAGCTCAGGGCCTGATCGGCAAGAATCTGTCCCTTTCCTTCAATCGTAAACTGAATGGAGGGATAGCTCTTCATTGCTTCCTTTATCGTGCTTCCGATATTGTACAGCTTAAGGTTTCTGTGGGACGAAATAAAACTCTCAAGCTCCCTCATACTTCTTATCAGATCAACGCTCTTCCCGACACGGTCAGATGCCTCTTTGAGGAGCATCTCTTCCCCCGATTCCCCATAAAGTCTAAGGGCGCTCCTGATAACAGACAGGTCATTTATTAAATCATGCCTCAGGATCTTGTTAATCATCGTAATGTGATAACGGCTGGTCTTCAGTTCTTCCTCGGCATTTTTGCGGTTGGTGATGTCGCGGGCAATCCCAAAAATCCCGGTGATTTCACCTGAGCTGTTGTGCATAGGTACCTTAATGACGTGAAACGTGATCGGAACCCCTCTCATCGGTTTGGTTTGTTCCTCTTGAGTGGTTTCTCCTTTAAGAACTCGAGAATCTATATCCTTGATGTGAATGCCCGCTTCCTTCCCGAAAAGTTCGTCGTCCGTCTGGCCGATCAGTTTTGAAGCCGAAACTTCGAAAAGCTGCTCCATTGCTGGATTGACATGGGTATATCTTAGAGAACGATCCTTAATGAAAATACAGTCTTGAGCTTTCTCGAAGATGGTTCGAAACCTTTCTTCTGATTCACGCAACCGCCTCTCTATATCTTTTTTGTGAAGGCCGATCTCTATGGATGCTTTTATTTCTCTTTCTTGAAACGGTTTTACAATGTAGCCGAAAGGTTCCACATTTTTTGCTCTTTCTATGAATTTATCATCCGTATAGGCGGTTACGAATATGGCTGGAATATCCAGTTCCGTTTTAATTTTTTGGGAGGCATCAATACCGTCTAATCTCCCCGGCATAACAATATCCATCAGGACTATATCCGGTCTTAAGTGTCTTGCCATCTCTACGGCTTCTGTTCCGGAAGAAGCACTTCCCACGACATCATATCCCATTAATGTCAGGCGCTCCTCCAACTGGCTGATTACCACAGCCTCGTCATCCACTATCATTACTTTATGCATTCTGCACCTCATCTCCGAGCAGTTTGAATTCTATGATAAATTCTGTGCCTCTATTTCT
This portion of the Syntrophales bacterium genome encodes:
- a CDS encoding response regulator, whose protein sequence is MHKVMIVDDEAVVISQLEERLTLMGYDVVGSASSGTEAVEMARHLRPDIVLMDIVMPGRLDGIDASQKIKTELDIPAIFVTAYTDDKFIERAKNVEPFGYIVKPFQEREIKASIEIGLHKKDIERRLRESEERFRTIFEKAQDCIFIKDRSLRYTHVNPAMEQLFEVSASKLIGQTDDELFGKEAGIHIKDIDSRVLKGETTQEEQTKPMRGVPITFHVIKVPMHNSSGEITGIFGIARDITNRKNAEEELKTSRYHITMINKILRHDLINDLSVIRSALRLYGESGEEMLLKEASDRVGKSVDLIRSMRELESFISSHRNLKLYNIGSTIKEAMKSYPSIQFTIEGKGQILADQALSSVIDNIIANALIHGKADRVEIKIEKARDMCEIRIADNGIGIPDEIKKKIFEENFVHGETARTGLGLYIAKETMHNYGGSVHVEDNTPKGTVFVLKLKGVK
- a CDS encoding transporter substrate-binding domain-containing protein gives rise to the protein MKRKKEFLYRMTILICMVVVLIIIPVTKASGVDVSDIKERGVLRHLGVPYANFVTGSGDGMDVELVQLFAQHLGVKYEYVETSWGAVIGDLTGEKVKPRGKDIEITGNVPVKGDIVANGFTILPWRQKVVFYSIPTFPTQVWIITRADSPIKPIKPGDNIHKDIAAVKALLNGRTILGVANTCLDPDLYGLEEAGARIKLFYGNLNELAPAVINCDAETTLLDVPDALIALEKWPGKIKILGPVSPMQNMACAFAKTSGDLRDVFNKFFEQCREDGTYMRLVKKYYPAVFRYYPEFFKKKDRKG